A DNA window from Anastrepha obliqua isolate idAnaObli1 chromosome 5, idAnaObli1_1.0, whole genome shotgun sequence contains the following coding sequences:
- the LOC129247959 gene encoding zinc carboxypeptidase A 1-like, whose translation MLLKIGIIFALCLTALSSGERVRYDNYRVYKLNASNNEELALLKRMEDTSDSLLFLDGIHRVNRAVKVVVAPHKLHDFLLILDTNKIEYELVEQNLQTALDKDYEQIETRATTSRRWTSYQTLSNTYSWLVSLANSHAANATLIEGGKSYEKRSILGIKISIQNGKKQKPGIFLEAGIHAREWIAPATATYIINELLTSTDEQIKELAENYDWYIFPHANPDGYMYTHSTDRMWRKTRQPYDTCFGADPNRNWNASWNSVGASSNPCSDTFAGSAANSEIEVLSLSNYIDSLKNKIKLYISFHSFSQYLLYPYGNTSALPDNVKDYEQVYNATTKAIGNRYGTVYTGGNIYDAIYPAAGSSVDYAYVNAGIRMAFCFELRPNGAFNGNGMELPAEQIIPTAEETLDGIVAMVNEVKSLGYFD comes from the coding sequence atgttgctgaaaatCGGTATAATTTTTGCACTGTGCCTAACGGCATTAAGCAGTGGCGAACGTGTACGCTATGATAATTACCGAGTCTACAAGTTGAATGCATCCAATAACGAAGAATTGGCGCTACTGAAACGCATGGAGGACACCAGCGATTCATTGCTCTTCTTAGACGGCATTCACAGAGTAAACAGAGCTGTAAAGGTTGTGGTTGCGCCACATAAGTTGCACGATTTTCTGCTGATATTGGATACAAATAAGATTGAGTACGAGTTGGtggaacaaaatttacaaacagcTTTGGACAAGGATTACGAACAGATTGAAACACGTGCCACCACCTCTCGTCGTTGGACGAGCTATCAAACATTGAGCAACACTTATTCATGGCTGGTGTCGTTGGCTAATTCGCATGCTGCTAATGCCACCTTGATTGAAGGTGGTAAGAGCTATGAGAAGCGTTCCATATTGGGCATTAAGATCTCGATACAGAATGGAAAAAAACAGAAACCTGGCATATTCTTGGAAGCTGGTATACACGCGCGTGAATGGATTGCACCCGCTACAGCCACTTATATCATCAATGAACTGTTGACCTCTACAGATGAGCAAATTAAGGAGTTGGCTGAGAATTACGATTGGTATATATTTCCGCATGCCAATCCCGATGGTTATATGTATACGCATTCGACAGATCGCATGTGGCGTAAGACGCGTCAGCCATATGACACCTGCTTTGGTGCAGATCCTAATCGTAATTGGAATGCTTCTTGGAATTCGGTGGGCGCCAGCAGTAATCCTTGTTCGGACACATTTGCCGGCAGTGCTGCAAATTCAGAAATCGAAGTGCTATCACTTTCCAATTATATTGACTCGTTaaagaataaaatcaaattgTACATCTCATTCCATTCATTTTCGCAATATTTGCTTTATCCGTATGGCAACACCTCTGCGCTGCCCGATAACGTCAAAGACTATGAACAAGTGTACAATGCTACCACAAAGGCGATAGGTAACCGTTATGGAACTGTCTATACCGGCGGTAATATTTACGATGCTATCTACCCGGCCGCCGGTTCGAGTGTGGATTATGCCTATGTTAACGCGGGTATCCGTATGGCTTTTTGCTTTGAGCTGCGTCCGAATGGAGCCTTCAACGGTAATGGCATGGAACTGCCCGCTGAGCAGATAATACCCACCGCAGAGGAGACATTGGACGGTATAGTAGCTATGGTGAACGAAGTCAAGTCTTTAGGCTATTTTGAttag